Genomic DNA from Gimesia aquarii:
GCGTTGCTAATATTTTCAATACCGATATGGGGCAACTTGGTACGGCCGAAAGTGGATCTGGAGATAACCGTGGCATCAACGGGGGACAGTATGAAGCACCCGGGAGTGACCATGTAGGAGGCGCTCATTTTGGACTGGCGGATGGATCAGTTCGCTTTATTAGTGAAAATATCGATACGAGAACTTTTAATCGCATCGGAACTGCCGATGGAACAACAACTGCTGGTGAGTTTTAAGATTCGTAGATGATCCACTGATAACACAGAGAACTCAGATGGTTCTCTGTGTTTTTCTACATATTGAGAACGACTCTCTTTCTATAATTTGATAAAGGATTCATAGGGCATGCAACAATTAAGAAGTTATTCTATCATTGCGATTTCTATTGGGTGTTTGTTTTTTCTCACAGCATGTGGTGGAGGAAGTGACGCACCTGAGTTAGGGCAGGTAAAAGGCAAGATTACTATGGATGGTGCCCCCTTAGCTGATGCGAGTGTGACCTTTATGCCTGAGAATGTCAGGTCTTCTTTTGCTACGACTGACAGTGAAGGAAATTATGAGCTGATTTATATTCGTGAGGAACCAGGAGCTGCCATTGGCAAGCATAAAGTTGTTGTGAGTAAGCTGAAGGATGAGGTAGAAACCATTCCTAAGAAGTATAGTGGTGAATCAGAACTCACTGCTGATGTCAAAGCAGGAGAAAACGAGGTTAACTTTGATTTGACATCAAAATAAATCCCGCATTTCAAATGTTAAATTGATTTCGTAATCCCAAATATTAGAGTTTTTGCTGCGCCGTTTTAATTAGATAAATCATTTTATTATTCTATTTGATTCATTTCTTTTTTATCTAAAGGGCCTTGTGATGCGAAAGACTATCCGGAACAGAGGTTTTACATTAATTGAACTATTAGTCGTAATTGCAATTATCGCGATTTTAATTGCACTTTTGTTGCCAGCCGTCCAGCAGGCTCGGGAAGCGGCCCGTCGAAGTACCTGTAAAAATAATATGAAACAGATTGCATTGGGGTTGCACAACTATCATGAAACACATGGAGTTTTTCCGCCAGGAGCGATTGCGACTACCACAACATCCACGGCTTATGATGTTTGGGGGGAAGCGGGCAATACAA
This window encodes:
- a CDS encoding carboxypeptidase-like regulatory domain-containing protein — encoded protein: MQQLRSYSIIAISIGCLFFLTACGGGSDAPELGQVKGKITMDGAPLADASVTFMPENVRSSFATTDSEGNYELIYIREEPGAAIGKHKVVVSKLKDEVETIPKKYSGESELTADVKAGENEVNFDLTSK